In Colias croceus chromosome 12, ilColCroc2.1, one genomic interval encodes:
- the LOC123696100 gene encoding 4-hydroxyphenylpyruvate dioxygenase-like: MTQTEVLEAPSAKVVNFDHLTFWVANAKTASSYFVTRFGFRPLAVREPTEKNPISSYVVRLNKITIVFESPTNSDGDISKDLAAHGDFVKDVAFEVNSLDVLIKTAKAQGAEVVKDITEEKDGDGIVRYAVLKTYGDNTHSLVDRSKYKGEFLPGFVLTKDDDPLNKLLPGTNLSFIDHVEGNMADGTLEDSVTWYEKHLNMHRFWCVDYTHDLVPYSCINSASVINQGETVLLSMNEAAKGLRPTSKASEFVKALGTSGVEHVALYTDDIVTTMRNLRSRGAEIVTWPSTYYENIKEKLEVTSLKVKETIDELKEENILIDFDERGYMLQAFTKHVQVRPTLFLEIIQRNNHRGFGAMNYKWVFEAIEQLGEKNDTAKTENA, encoded by the exons ATGACACAAACTGAGGTCCTCGAAGCGCCCAGTGCAAAGGTTGTAAACTTTGACCATCTTACATTTTGGGTAGCGAATGCTAAAAcg GCATCTAGTTATTTTGTCACAAGATTTGGTTTTAGACCTTTAGCTGTTCGTGAACCAACGGAGAAGAACCCGATTAGCTCTTATGTTGTAAGACTAAATAAG ATAACAATAGTCTTCGAATCGCCTACAAATTCTGATGGTGATATTTCTAAAGACCTTGCCGCTCACGGGGATTTTGTAAAAGACGTAGCATTTGAAGTTAATTCCTTGgatgtgttaattaaaacagCAAAGGCACAAGGTGCTGAAGTTGTTAAAGATATTACCGAGGAAAAAGATGGAGATGGTATTGTGAGATATGCTGTTCTCAAAACC TATGGTGACAATACGCACTCATTAGTAGATAGATCAAAATATAAAGGAGAATTTCTTCCTGgatttgttttaacaaaggATGATGATCCTTTAAACAAATTgtt GCCAGGGACAAATCTTTCGTTTATTGATCACGTCGAAGGCAACATGGCAGATGGTACACTAGAAGATTCTGTTACTTGGTATGAGAAACATCTTAATATGCACAG attctGGTGCGTAGATTACACTCACGATCTCGTTCCGTATTCTTGCATAAATTCCGCATCAGTTATTAACCAGGGAGAAACTGTCCTA TTGTCAATGAACGAAGCAGCAAAGGGCCTGCGACCGACAAGCAAAGCCAGTGAATTTGTTAAGGCTTTAGGCACCTCTGGAGTAGAGCATGTGGCTCTTTACACTGATGATATCGTCACTACT atGCGCAACCTCCGGTCCCGTGGCGCTGAAATAGTAACATGGCCGTCCACATACTATGAAAACATTAAGGAAAAGCTTGAAGTAACTTCCCTAAAAGTAAAAGAAACTATCGATGAGTTGAaggaagaaaatattttgatagattttgatgaaagAGGATATATGTTACAAGCTTTCACAAAGCACGTGCAAGTAAGGCCTACGCTTTTCCTGGAAATAATACAAAGGAATAATCATAGG gGCTTTGGAGCTATGAATTATAAATGGGTTTTCGAAGCGATAGAGCAACTTGGCGAAAAAAATGATACGGCGAAGACGGAAAATGCTTAA